Proteins found in one Sphingomonas sp. SORGH_AS_0879 genomic segment:
- a CDS encoding acyl-CoA thioesterase II, producing MAQGLVALLDVEEIDTDLYRGARRPGGEGRVFGGQVIAQALQAAQRSTEAPRTAHSLHAYFMRPGDERYPIVYRVERDFEGRSFATRRVIAMQKGKPILNLACSFQTPEEGLHHQDAMPDVPAPDTLTPERELLAALGDQIPEPLRAFLSRPRPIELRPVDPRQLLKPEPRAPSQSIWFRLVAPVGDDPALHRAILAYASDFALLGTSTLPHAVHWLIDDMQTASLDHALWLHEPFRADEWLLYTTDSPWAGHARGFNRGRIFTSDGRLVASVAQEGLIRLRSPKAGG from the coding sequence ATGGCCCAGGGCCTTGTCGCGCTGCTGGATGTCGAGGAGATCGACACCGACCTCTATCGCGGCGCGCGGCGCCCCGGTGGCGAGGGGCGGGTCTTCGGCGGACAGGTGATCGCACAGGCGCTCCAGGCGGCGCAACGCTCAACCGAGGCACCGCGCACCGCCCATTCGCTCCATGCCTATTTCATGCGGCCGGGCGACGAACGCTATCCGATCGTCTACCGCGTCGAGCGCGATTTCGAGGGGCGCAGCTTCGCGACCCGGCGGGTGATCGCGATGCAGAAGGGCAAGCCGATCCTCAACCTGGCCTGCTCGTTCCAGACGCCGGAGGAAGGGCTGCATCATCAGGACGCCATGCCCGACGTCCCCGCACCCGATACGCTGACGCCCGAACGGGAGCTGCTGGCCGCGCTGGGCGACCAAATCCCTGAGCCGCTCCGCGCCTTTCTGTCGCGTCCCCGTCCCATCGAACTGCGGCCCGTCGATCCCCGGCAGTTGCTCAAGCCCGAGCCCCGCGCACCGTCCCAGTCGATCTGGTTCCGCCTCGTCGCGCCGGTCGGCGACGATCCCGCGCTGCACCGCGCGATCCTGGCCTATGCCAGCGATTTCGCGCTGCTCGGCACCTCCACCCTGCCGCACGCGGTCCACTGGCTGATCGACGATATGCAGACGGCCAGCCTGGACCACGCCCTGTGGCTGCACGAGCCGTTCCGGGCGGACGAATGGCTGCTCTACACGACCGACAGCCCTTGGGCGGGCCATGCGCGCGGGTTCAACCGGGGCCGCATCTTCACCAGCGACGGACGGCTGGTCGCCAGCGTCGCGCAGGAAGGGCTGATTCGCCTGCGTTCGCCCAAGGCCGGCGGTTAA
- a CDS encoding AI-2E family transporter yields MAGDSILGTPAGMGSREAMRIAMRRDRLLAGLTLTAGAGFTLALPFALKEGAEFFLPLTTALVIAIALVPILEWLERRRVPSPLAALLCVLLFLVVANIALAAIIVPATDFFRLLPSRIGRIQDNLAPLLDLYSNLERYVNKALRQVASTPIRQPQTSAVSPPSSILELAATSAPTLIVQFLFGVLVVFFVLSGWTRMRRETIRGRTSFDGAMATARVIQEVVDDVSAYLGTITIINLALGGAVAGALSLFGMPYPLMWGGIVALLNYIPYFGPVIGALLLAVGGLMTFSDIWVALAPPAIMYGMHLIEANLITPLVVGHRLTISPVMILVSLSFWGWVWGTLGALLAVPLLIILQTVLKAAGKPDIAGFLFEHGTLTYLDRDSDPEDVPQESSK; encoded by the coding sequence ATGGCCGGCGATTCGATCCTGGGAACCCCGGCGGGCATGGGCTCGCGGGAGGCGATGCGGATCGCGATGCGGCGTGATCGCCTGCTCGCCGGGCTGACGCTGACGGCGGGGGCGGGGTTCACCCTGGCGCTGCCCTTCGCGCTGAAGGAGGGGGCGGAGTTCTTCCTGCCGCTGACCACCGCGCTGGTCATCGCGATCGCGCTGGTCCCCATTCTCGAATGGCTGGAGCGGCGGCGGGTGCCGTCTCCGCTGGCGGCTTTGCTGTGCGTCCTGCTGTTCCTCGTCGTCGCCAATATCGCGCTGGCGGCGATCATCGTGCCCGCGACCGATTTCTTTCGTCTGCTGCCCAGCCGGATCGGGCGAATCCAGGACAATCTGGCGCCGCTTCTCGACCTGTACTCCAACCTCGAACGCTATGTGAACAAGGCGCTGCGGCAGGTCGCCTCGACCCCGATCCGCCAGCCGCAGACGAGCGCGGTGTCGCCGCCCAGCTCGATCCTGGAGCTTGCCGCGACCTCGGCCCCGACGCTGATCGTCCAGTTCCTGTTCGGCGTCCTCGTCGTCTTCTTCGTGCTGTCGGGCTGGACCCGGATGCGGCGCGAGACGATCCGCGGGCGGACCAGCTTCGACGGCGCGATGGCGACCGCGCGGGTGATCCAGGAGGTAGTGGACGACGTGTCCGCCTATCTGGGCACCATCACCATCATCAACCTGGCGCTGGGCGGGGCGGTGGCGGGGGCGCTGTCGCTGTTCGGCATGCCCTATCCGTTGATGTGGGGCGGCATCGTCGCGCTGCTCAACTACATCCCCTATTTCGGGCCGGTGATCGGCGCGCTGCTGCTCGCGGTCGGGGGGCTGATGACGTTCAGCGACATCTGGGTCGCGCTCGCCCCGCCCGCGATCATGTACGGGATGCACCTGATCGAGGCTAACCTCATCACTCCGCTGGTCGTCGGACATCGCCTGACCATCAGCCCGGTCATGATCCTGGTCTCGCTCAGCTTCTGGGGATGGGTGTGGGGGACGCTGGGCGCGCTGCTGGCGGTTCCGCTGCTCATCATCCTGCAAACCGTGCTGAAGGCGGCGGGCAAGCCGGACATTGCGGGCTTCCTGTTCGAGCATGGTACGCTGACCTATCTCGACCGTGACAGCGACCCGGAGGACGTTCCGCAAGAAAGTTCGAAATGA
- a CDS encoding DUF2842 domain-containing protein, translating into MTPSWRKPAGMLLIVAIIILWAVLVASLSGVVGRWHWVLQLAFYVVAGIVWITPMKPLLRWMEGGRG; encoded by the coding sequence ATGACCCCCAGTTGGCGCAAACCCGCTGGAATGCTGCTGATCGTCGCGATCATCATCCTGTGGGCGGTGCTGGTCGCCAGCCTGTCGGGCGTGGTGGGCCGGTGGCACTGGGTTTTGCAACTGGCCTTCTATGTGGTCGCCGGGATCGTGTGGATCACGCCGATGAAGCCGCTGTTGCGGTGGATGGAGGGGGGACGGGGTTAG
- a CDS encoding 5-formyltetrahydrofolate cyclo-ligase, producing the protein MTDKRALRARMRAARDAHGPGLLPVARPFLDRLLPGQIIAAYRPIGAEADPALWVEAALHAGATIALPHVVDRASPIRFLTWVEGQDLHVGAFGLHQPDPDAPECMPDIILTPLVGFDRRGNRLGQGAGHYDRAFAAHPDAWRVGLAWGVQEVEALAPDDWDVPLHAIATESEWIVP; encoded by the coding sequence ATGACCGACAAACGCGCCCTTCGCGCCCGGATGCGGGCGGCGCGTGACGCGCACGGCCCCGGCCTGCTGCCGGTGGCGCGCCCCTTTCTCGACCGCCTGCTGCCCGGACAGATCATTGCCGCCTACCGCCCGATCGGGGCGGAGGCCGATCCGGCGCTATGGGTCGAGGCGGCGCTGCATGCGGGCGCGACGATCGCCCTGCCCCATGTCGTCGATCGCGCGAGCCCGATCCGCTTCCTGACATGGGTGGAGGGACAGGATCTGCATGTCGGTGCTTTCGGGCTTCACCAGCCGGACCCGGATGCGCCCGAATGCATGCCCGACATCATCCTGACCCCGCTGGTCGGCTTCGACCGGCGCGGCAACCGGCTGGGCCAGGGAGCGGGCCATTACGACCGCGCCTTCGCCGCACACCCCGACGCCTGGCGCGTCGGGCTCGCCTGGGGCGTGCAGGAGGTCGAGGCGCTGGCCCCCGATGACTGGGACGTACCGCTCCACGCCATCGCCACCGAATCGGAATGGATCGTCCCATGA
- a CDS encoding cell division protein ZapA, with amino-acid sequence MAEVTITIGDRPHTVYCQEGGEARVRMLGQMLDQRWPAAMRASGGHNGERALLFVALMLADALEEAERRPPAGAAVSEAALTRIAERLEGLADALDSEGRGPLE; translated from the coding sequence ATGGCCGAAGTCACGATCACGATCGGCGACCGCCCCCATACCGTCTATTGCCAGGAAGGCGGCGAAGCGCGGGTCCGAATGCTCGGCCAGATGCTCGACCAGCGCTGGCCGGCGGCGATGCGCGCGTCAGGCGGACATAATGGCGAACGCGCGCTGCTGTTCGTCGCGCTGATGCTGGCCGACGCGCTGGAAGAGGCGGAGCGTCGCCCGCCCGCCGGGGCCGCGGTCAGCGAGGCCGCGCTCACCCGGATCGCCGAGCGGCTGGAGGGATTGGCCGATGCGCTGGATTCCGAAGGACGCGGGCCCCTTGAGTAA
- the gap gene encoding type I glyceraldehyde-3-phosphate dehydrogenase, translating to MTVKVAINGFGRIGRLVARAILERGGDALELVAINDLADAKSNAWLFSRDSVHGRYPGEVSADGNDIVIDGKRIRVTAERDPANLPHKELGVDLVLECTGFFTDKASCEKHLAAGAKKVLISAPGKNVDLTVVYGVNHDKLTADHTIVSNASCTTNCLAPVAKVLNDAIGIERGLMTTVHAYTNDQKILDQIHPDLRRARAAAMSMIPTTTGAARAVGEVLPELKGKLDGSAIRVPVPDVSLVDLTFTPARDTTKEEVNAILKAAAESGPLKGVLVYTDEPLVSIDLMHSPQSSTVDSLETAVLDGKLVRVVSWYDNEWGFSNRMVDTATAMAKFL from the coding sequence ATGACGGTCAAGGTTGCAATCAATGGTTTCGGTCGCATCGGCCGACTGGTCGCGCGCGCCATTCTCGAACGGGGCGGCGACGCGCTGGAACTGGTCGCGATCAACGATCTCGCCGACGCCAAGTCCAACGCCTGGCTGTTCAGCCGCGACAGCGTCCATGGCCGCTATCCGGGTGAGGTGTCGGCGGACGGCAACGACATCGTGATCGACGGAAAGCGCATCCGCGTCACCGCCGAGCGCGACCCCGCCAACCTGCCGCACAAGGAACTGGGCGTCGATCTGGTGCTGGAGTGCACCGGCTTCTTCACCGACAAGGCGTCGTGCGAGAAGCATCTCGCGGCGGGCGCGAAGAAGGTGCTGATCTCGGCGCCGGGCAAGAATGTCGACCTGACCGTCGTGTACGGCGTCAACCATGACAAACTGACCGCCGACCACACCATCGTGTCGAACGCCTCGTGCACCACCAACTGCCTGGCGCCGGTTGCCAAGGTGCTGAACGATGCGATCGGGATCGAGCGCGGCCTGATGACCACGGTCCACGCGTACACCAACGACCAGAAGATCCTCGACCAGATCCACCCCGATCTGCGCCGCGCCCGCGCCGCCGCCATGTCGATGATCCCGACCACCACCGGCGCCGCCCGCGCGGTGGGCGAGGTTCTGCCCGAACTGAAGGGCAAGCTGGACGGCTCGGCCATCCGCGTGCCGGTGCCGGACGTCAGCCTGGTCGACCTGACCTTCACCCCTGCGCGCGACACGACCAAGGAAGAGGTCAACGCCATCCTGAAGGCGGCCGCCGAGAGCGGTCCGCTCAAGGGCGTGCTGGTTTATACCGACGAGCCTTTGGTCTCGATCGACCTGATGCACTCGCCCCAGTCCTCGACCGTCGACAGCCTGGAGACGGCGGTGCTCGACGGCAAGCTGGTGCGCGTCGTGTCCTGGTACGACAATGAATGGGGCTTCTCGAACCGCATGGTCGACACCGCGACCGCGATGGCGAAGTTCCTCTGA
- a CDS encoding MOSC domain-containing protein: MSDGRVMTGHLAGIARHAVPKGRVEVLDTAIVTLAGGVEGDCRGRIKPGGRGRRQVTLIERADWDAALAEIDRDIPWQERRANLLVEDFDLPQIPGTRLRIGPVLLEITMECDPCHRMDAIADGLQAALRPDWRGGVCTRVIEGGTIRIGDNIRIEES; this comes from the coding sequence ATGAGCGACGGGCGGGTGATGACCGGGCATCTGGCCGGTATCGCCCGCCATGCCGTGCCGAAGGGGAGGGTGGAGGTGCTGGACACCGCCATCGTCACCCTGGCGGGCGGCGTGGAAGGCGATTGTCGCGGGCGGATCAAGCCCGGCGGGCGGGGCAGGCGTCAGGTGACGCTGATCGAGCGCGCCGACTGGGACGCCGCGCTGGCCGAGATCGACCGCGATATCCCCTGGCAGGAACGCCGCGCGAACCTGCTGGTCGAGGATTTCGACCTTCCCCAAATTCCGGGCACCCGGTTGCGTATCGGGCCCGTCCTTCTGGAAATCACCATGGAATGCGATCCGTGCCACCGCATGGACGCGATCGCCGACGGGTTGCAGGCGGCCCTCCGTCCCGATTGGCGCGGCGGCGTGTGTACCCGCGTGATCGAGGGCGGCACGATCCGCATCGGCGACAACATCAGGATCGAGGAATCATGA
- the pgk gene encoding phosphoglycerate kinase: MTKAFKTLDDMGDVSGKRVLVREDLNVPMADGRVTDDTRLRATIATVTELADRGAIVLILAHFGRPKGQRNPDYSLAMLTQPYSDVLGRPVRFIEDVAGEAAEAAVATLNPGDIAILENTRFHAGEEKNDPELAASIAKLGDFYVNDAFSAAHRAHVSTEGLARQLPAFAGRAMEAELDALEKALGHPEHPVAAVVGGAKVSTKLAVLKHLVGKVDHLIIGGGMANTFLAARGVDVGKSLCEHDLTGTAEEILDAADKAGCTVHLPYDVVVAKEFKPNPATRTVNVHEVAADEMILDLGPNAVEALGDVLKNCRTLVWNGPLGAFETPPFDMATVALAKTAAALTQDGSLVSVAGGGDTVAALNQAGVGAQFTFVSTAGGAFLEWMEGQDLPGVAALTA; this comes from the coding sequence ATGACCAAGGCATTCAAGACGCTCGACGATATGGGTGACGTGTCCGGCAAGCGCGTGCTGGTCCGCGAGGATCTGAACGTGCCGATGGCCGATGGTCGCGTGACCGACGACACCCGCCTGCGCGCGACGATCGCGACGGTGACCGAACTGGCCGACAGGGGCGCGATCGTGCTGATCCTCGCCCATTTCGGCCGCCCCAAGGGGCAGCGCAATCCCGACTATTCGCTGGCGATGCTCACCCAGCCCTATAGCGACGTGCTGGGCCGCCCGGTCCGCTTCATTGAGGATGTCGCGGGCGAGGCGGCGGAAGCGGCGGTCGCGACGCTGAACCCCGGTGATATCGCGATCCTGGAAAACACCCGCTTCCATGCGGGCGAAGAAAAGAACGATCCAGAACTGGCGGCCTCGATCGCCAAGCTGGGCGACTTCTACGTCAACGACGCCTTTTCGGCGGCGCACCGTGCGCATGTCTCGACCGAAGGGCTGGCGCGACAGCTTCCGGCGTTCGCGGGCCGCGCGATGGAGGCCGAACTCGACGCGCTGGAAAAGGCGCTGGGCCATCCCGAGCATCCGGTCGCGGCGGTGGTCGGCGGGGCCAAGGTCTCGACCAAGCTCGCGGTGCTCAAGCATCTGGTCGGCAAGGTCGATCACCTGATCATCGGCGGCGGCATGGCCAACACCTTCCTCGCCGCGCGCGGGGTCGATGTGGGCAAGTCGCTGTGCGAGCATGACCTGACCGGCACGGCCGAGGAGATTCTCGACGCGGCCGATAAGGCGGGCTGCACCGTGCATCTTCCCTATGACGTGGTGGTCGCCAAGGAGTTCAAGCCCAACCCCGCCACCCGCACCGTCAACGTTCATGAGGTCGCGGCGGACGAGATGATCCTCGACCTCGGCCCCAATGCGGTCGAGGCGCTGGGCGATGTGCTGAAGAATTGCCGGACGCTCGTCTGGAACGGCCCGCTCGGCGCGTTCGAGACGCCGCCCTTCGACATGGCGACCGTCGCGCTCGCCAAGACGGCGGCGGCGCTGACCCAGGATGGCAGCCTCGTCTCGGTCGCGGGCGGCGGCGATACGGTGGCCGCGCTCAACCAGGCGGGCGTGGGGGCGCAGTTCACCTTCGTCTCGACGGCGGGCGGCGCATTCCTGGAATGGATGGAGGGGCAGGACCTGCCCGGCGTCGCCGCACTGACGGCCTGA
- a CDS encoding TlpA family protein disulfide reductase, with amino-acid sequence MRRTGWAWLAAMMLVLPSGVAAKAVPRAGEMAPDFDLTLIDGTHVRLADLRGQVVVLNFWATWCGPCRAELPLLDQYYRAQARHGLKVFAVATEDSLPLYRMKPLFAAMAIPSARRIRGPYDTLGAVPTNYIIDRAGRVRYAKAAAFDLDDLNRLLVPLLQETPPPVATGS; translated from the coding sequence ATGCGGCGAACGGGCTGGGCATGGCTGGCGGCGATGATGCTCGTCCTTCCCTCCGGCGTCGCGGCCAAGGCGGTGCCCAGGGCCGGCGAGATGGCGCCTGATTTCGACCTGACGCTGATCGACGGCACGCATGTCCGCCTGGCCGATCTGCGCGGGCAGGTGGTCGTGCTGAATTTCTGGGCGACATGGTGCGGGCCGTGCCGCGCGGAGTTGCCGCTGCTCGACCAATATTACCGGGCGCAGGCCAGACACGGGTTGAAGGTCTTTGCGGTGGCGACCGAGGATTCGCTGCCGCTCTATCGCATGAAACCGCTATTCGCGGCGATGGCGATCCCGTCGGCGCGGCGGATCCGGGGACCTTACGACACGCTGGGCGCAGTGCCGACCAACTATATCATCGATCGCGCCGGGCGGGTTCGCTACGCCAAGGCGGCGGCGTTCGACCTGGACGACCTCAACCGGTTGCTGGTGCCCCTGTTGCAGGAAACCCCGCCGCCAGTGGCGACGGGGTCCTGA
- a CDS encoding ribbon-helix-helix protein, CopG family, whose translation MLGVRLDTELEQRLAAVARTQGRSKSDIAREAVRRYVDLHDEAYRREARRQSTRASKRDTPEDFAFWNQLAQEAGA comes from the coding sequence ATGCTCGGCGTCCGTCTCGACACCGAATTGGAGCAGCGGCTGGCCGCCGTCGCGCGCACCCAGGGGCGCAGCAAGAGCGACATCGCGCGCGAAGCGGTGCGGCGTTACGTCGACCTGCACGACGAGGCCTATCGCCGCGAGGCGCGCCGCCAGTCGACCCGCGCGTCGAAGCGCGACACACCGGAGGATTTCGCCTTCTGGAATCAACTGGCCCAGGAAGCGGGCGCGTGA
- a CDS encoding type II toxin-antitoxin system PemK/MazF family toxin, which produces MKIAHAAIVLATTGEGNDHRPFLVVQSDLYNETHNTITVCPMTSVVGGEALFRVAFSPREHTGLTVECEVQVDKILSIPRNGIVKILGHASPTRMEQVDQALRRWLML; this is translated from the coding sequence GTGAAAATCGCGCATGCCGCCATCGTCCTCGCCACGACGGGGGAGGGGAACGATCACCGCCCGTTCCTGGTTGTCCAGTCCGATCTCTATAACGAGACGCACAACACCATCACGGTCTGTCCGATGACCTCCGTGGTGGGGGGAGAGGCGCTGTTCCGCGTCGCCTTCTCGCCGCGCGAACATACCGGCCTGACGGTGGAGTGCGAGGTGCAGGTGGACAAGATCCTGTCCATCCCGCGCAACGGCATCGTCAAGATCCTCGGCCATGCTTCGCCCACCCGGATGGAGCAGGTCGATCAGGCGCTGCGCCGCTGGTTGATGCTCTGA
- a CDS encoding class I fructose-bisphosphate aldolase, with translation MTPTVKAILDKYEGTPAAVKANLARILMQGKLGGTGKLIILPVDQGFEHGPARSFAVNPPAYDPHYHFQLAIDAGLSAYAAPLGMLEAGADTFAGQIPTILKINSSNSWGTSITQAVTGSVQDAVRLGCAAIGFTIYPGSDGIFDAMDQIAILSAEAREAGLATVIWSYPRGGKLTKDGELALDVGAYAAHMAALLGAHIIKVKLPSDHIEQAEAKSAYEGTDWSNQADRVRHVVQSSFAGRRIVVFSGGAAKGADAVFQDARDIRDGGGNGSIIGRNTFQRPRDAALAMLDKLIAIYKNEE, from the coding sequence ATGACCCCGACCGTGAAGGCCATTCTCGACAAATATGAGGGCACGCCCGCCGCCGTGAAGGCCAATCTGGCGCGCATCCTGATGCAGGGGAAGCTGGGCGGCACCGGCAAGCTGATCATCCTGCCGGTCGACCAGGGTTTCGAACATGGCCCGGCGCGCAGCTTCGCGGTCAACCCGCCCGCCTATGACCCGCATTACCATTTTCAACTGGCGATCGATGCCGGGCTGTCGGCCTATGCCGCGCCGCTGGGGATGCTGGAGGCGGGGGCCGACACCTTTGCCGGGCAGATTCCGACGATCCTGAAGATCAACAGTTCGAACAGTTGGGGCACCTCGATCACCCAGGCGGTGACGGGCAGCGTGCAGGATGCGGTGCGGCTGGGTTGCGCGGCGATCGGCTTCACCATCTATCCGGGGTCTGACGGTATTTTCGACGCGATGGACCAGATCGCGATCCTGTCCGCCGAAGCGCGCGAGGCCGGCCTCGCCACCGTGATCTGGAGTTACCCGCGCGGCGGCAAGCTGACCAAGGACGGCGAACTGGCGCTCGATGTCGGGGCCTATGCCGCGCATATGGCGGCGCTGCTGGGGGCGCACATCATCAAGGTGAAGCTGCCCAGCGACCATATCGAACAGGCCGAGGCGAAGTCCGCCTATGAGGGGACCGACTGGTCCAACCAGGCCGATCGCGTTCGCCATGTCGTCCAGTCGAGCTTCGCGGGCCGCCGCATCGTCGTCTTTTCGGGCGGCGCGGCCAAGGGCGCGGATGCCGTCTTTCAGGATGCGCGCGATATCCGTGACGGTGGCGGCAACGGCTCGATCATCGGCCGCAATACTTTCCAGCGTCCGCGCGACGCGGCGCTGGCGATGCTCGACAAGCTGATCGCGATCTACAAGAACGAGGAATAA
- the thiE gene encoding thiamine phosphate synthase, whose translation MTLDDDPLGPLDPEFATAFVRDMRRPPCQLYLISPLDVTGGFADRLARALDAGPVAAFQYRVKDMDQHAAAKLAEPLQRICVDREVAFIVNDSISLAKRLGADGVHLGQEDGDSREARDVLGPSVQIGVTCHDSRHLAMEAGEAGADYVAFGAFYPTTTKETKHRAEPVVLSWWSTLFELPCVAIGGITPDNAGTLVKAGADFLAVSGAVWNGDEAAAVKAFAEVLK comes from the coding sequence ATGACGCTTGATGACGATCCTCTCGGCCCGCTCGATCCCGAATTCGCCACCGCCTTTGTACGGGACATGCGACGGCCGCCCTGCCAGCTTTACCTGATCTCGCCGCTCGACGTGACCGGCGGTTTCGCGGACCGGCTGGCGCGCGCGCTCGATGCCGGGCCCGTCGCGGCCTTCCAGTACCGCGTGAAGGACATGGACCAGCACGCCGCCGCCAAGCTGGCCGAGCCGCTCCAGCGCATCTGCGTCGACCGTGAGGTGGCGTTCATCGTCAACGACAGCATCAGCCTCGCCAAGCGGCTGGGCGCGGACGGTGTGCATCTGGGCCAGGAGGACGGCGACTCCCGCGAGGCGCGCGACGTGCTGGGCCCGTCGGTCCAGATCGGCGTGACCTGTCACGACAGCCGTCATCTGGCGATGGAGGCCGGGGAGGCGGGGGCGGATTATGTCGCCTTCGGTGCCTTTTATCCGACGACGACCAAGGAGACCAAGCATCGCGCCGAACCCGTGGTGCTGTCCTGGTGGTCGACCCTGTTCGAACTCCCCTGCGTCGCGATTGGCGGGATCACGCCCGACAATGCCGGAACGCTGGTCAAGGCGGGCGCGGACTTCCTGGCGGTGTCGGGCGCGGTGTGGAACGGCGACGAGGCGGCGGCGGTCAAGGCCTTTGCCGAGGTATTGAAGTAG
- a CDS encoding M23 family metallopeptidase, whose translation MRRSGGRGPLSRFGWVMLGLIVVGVGGFLSMLSVGSGDVVVPEAQAPASGGVTGGAAALIMPIADYPVASLRHDWGDPREGGERRHRGIDLMAPGGTPVVAALPGTVEKLFDSARGGHTLYIRSLDRRWSLYYAHLKSYAPGLTEGQRVAQGQVVGYVGDTGNAGAGNTHLHFGVSWMRAGDDWYQGEPVDPYPLLAGKTASS comes from the coding sequence ATGAGGCGAAGCGGGGGCAGGGGCCCGCTGTCGCGTTTCGGCTGGGTGATGCTGGGCCTGATCGTGGTCGGGGTCGGCGGGTTTCTGTCGATGCTGTCCGTCGGCTCGGGCGATGTCGTGGTGCCCGAAGCACAGGCGCCTGCCTCCGGGGGCGTGACGGGCGGCGCGGCGGCGCTCATCATGCCGATCGCCGACTATCCGGTGGCCTCGCTCCGCCACGACTGGGGCGACCCGCGCGAAGGCGGCGAGCGCCGGCATCGAGGGATCGACCTGATGGCACCGGGCGGCACCCCGGTCGTGGCGGCGCTTCCGGGCACGGTCGAGAAGCTGTTCGACAGCGCGCGGGGCGGCCATACGCTCTATATCCGCTCGCTCGACCGGCGCTGGAGCCTCTATTACGCGCATCTGAAAAGCTATGCGCCAGGCCTGACCGAGGGGCAGCGCGTCGCGCAGGGGCAGGTGGTCGGCTATGTCGGGGATACCGGCAATGCGGGCGCGGGCAACACCCATCTCCATTTCGGGGTCAGTTGGATGCGCGCCGGGGATGACTGGTATCAGGGCGAGCCGGTCGATCCCTATCCGCTGCTTGCCGGAAAGACCGCTTCAAGCTAA
- the efp gene encoding elongation factor P, which translates to MKISGVDIRPGNIIEYEGGIWRAVKIQHTQPGKGGAYMQVEMKNLIDGRKTNVRFRSAETVERVRLDTKDFQFLFAEGDDLTFMDKETYEQITLPRDLLGDAAAFLQDGMDVVMELHEERPISVQLPDQIEATIVEADAVVKGQTASSSYKPAILDNGVRVMVPPHIASGVRIVVDVYEQTYVRRAD; encoded by the coding sequence ATGAAGATCAGCGGCGTGGACATTCGTCCCGGCAACATCATCGAGTATGAAGGCGGCATCTGGCGCGCCGTGAAGATTCAGCATACCCAGCCCGGCAAGGGCGGTGCGTATATGCAGGTCGAGATGAAGAACCTCATCGACGGCCGCAAGACGAACGTCCGCTTCCGCTCCGCCGAGACGGTCGAGCGCGTCCGCCTGGACACCAAGGACTTCCAGTTCCTGTTCGCCGAGGGTGACGACCTGACCTTCATGGACAAGGAAACCTATGAGCAGATTACGCTGCCGCGGGACCTGCTGGGCGATGCCGCGGCCTTCCTTCAGGACGGCATGGACGTGGTGATGGAACTGCATGAGGAGCGTCCGATCTCGGTCCAGCTTCCCGACCAGATCGAAGCCACCATCGTCGAGGCCGACGCCGTGGTGAAGGGGCAGACCGCCTCGTCGTCGTACAAGCCCGCCATCCTCGACAATGGCGTGCGCGTGATGGTGCCGCCGCACATCGCCAGCGGCGTGCGCATCGTCGTCGACGTGTACGAACAGACCTACGTCCGCCGCGCGGACTAA